CAGCACGGCGTTGGTCGATCCGCCGAGCGCCATGACGACCACCATGGCGTTTTCGAACGCCTTGCGGGTCATGATGTCGCGCGGCTTGAGATCGCGCTCCAAGAGCAATCGGGCGGCGGCGCCAGCGCGAAAACATTCATCCAGCTTTGCGGGATCCTCGGCCGGAATCGATGAGCTGTAGGGCAGGCTCATGCCCAGGGCCTCGATCGCCGAGGCCATGGTGTTGGCGGTGTACATGCCGCCGCAGGCGCCGGCGCCGGGGCAGGCATGCCGCACGATTTGCTGCCGATTGGCGTCATCGATCGAGCCACTCAGGTACTGTCCATAGCACTGAAAGGCCGAGACGATGTCGAGCGCCTCGTTGTGCCAGTGGCCAGCCCGAATCGTGCCGCCATAGACCATCAGCGCCGGACGATTCACGCGTCCCATCGCCATCAAGCAACCGGGCATGTTCTTGTCGCAGCCCGGCAGCGTGATCAGGGCGTCGTACCACTGCGCGCCCATCACGGTTTCGATCGAATCGGCGATCAGGTCACGCGATTGCAGCGAGTAGGACATCCCCTCGGTGCCCATCGAGATGCCGTCGCTTACGCCGATCGTGTTGAAACGCATGCCGACCAAGCCCGCGGCCACGACCCCTTCTTTGACGCGGGCGGCCAGTTGGTTCAGGTGCATATTGCACGTGTTCCCCTCGTACCAGACGCTAGCGATGCCGACCTGGGCTTTCTGCATGTCGGCCTCGGTCATGCCGGTCCCGTACAGCATGGCCTGGCTGGCTCCCTGGCTGCGGGGCTGGGTAATGCGGGAGCTGAACTTGTTAAGCGGCCGGGTCATCTCACGGTTCTCCTTGCGGGGCGGGGGCGGCGTTGCGGCGGCGGCTGGGCCCGGGGTTGGTCGTATTCTTTGGTCGCGGGATTGTTCGATTCGGACAATCTTGCCTGCTGTGTGTGCAGGTGTCCAGTGGCCCAGGATGCACAGGCTTATGCTAGACCCTGCGGGGCCGTCAAAGGCTCGCGCAACAGCCAAACGACAGGTTCCATGCACAGCGTTCCAGCGATTCGAATCCGGCAGGCGAACGGCCAGACGATCAACGCACGCGGCGATTATGTCCTGTACTGGATGATCGCCAATCGGCGGGTGAACTGGAATTTTGCGCTCGATCGTGCCGTCGATCATGCGCGTGAGCTGAAAAAGCCGCTCGTGATTCTCGAAGCGTTGCGCGTGGGCTACCCGTGGGCCAGCGACCGCCTCCATCGTTTTGTCTTGCAGGGGATGGCCGACAACCAACAGGCGCTCGCCCGGCGGCCGGTTCTGTACTATCCCTATGTCGAGCCGAAGCAGGGCGCCGGTCACGGACTGCTCGAGCGGCTGGCGGACGACGCGTGCCTGGTCGTGACCGATGAATTTCCTTGTTTCTTTCTGCCGCGCATGGTGAATGCGGCCGCCGGCCGCCTGAAGGTGCGGTGCGAGGTCGTCGATTCGTGCGGGCTGCTGCCATTGCGTGCCGCCGAGAACGACTTTCCGACAGCGTACGCTTTTCGCCGATTCTTGCAGCGCGTGCTGCCTGAACATTTGCCGCATGTTCCGCGCGCTGATCCGTTCGCAGGCGTCAAGTTGCCGGCGCCACATCAGCTTGCCGCGTCGATGACACGCAATTGGCCGAAGGCCAGCGCCGATCTGTTAGCGGCGAAGGAAGCGGCGTTGCGCCAATTGCCGATCGACCACGCGGTGGGGCCGGCTTCGCAGGACGGAGGGGGCGTGGCGGCCGAGCGCTTGACCAGCCATTTTCTGCGAAAGCTTCTGGCCGATTATCCCGAGCGGCGCAACGAGCCCGCCGCGCATGCCACGAGTGGGCTGTCGCCGTATCTGCACTTTGGCCATGTTTCGTCCCACGAGGTGTTTCATCGCCTGGCTGAGCAAGAAGCTTGGTTGGCAGAATCGCTACCTGGCCTCGCGACAGGCAAGCGCCCCGGTTGGTGGGGAATGAGTGACGCGGCCGAGGCGTTTCTCGATCAACTCATCACGTGGCGCGAGCTGGGCTACAACTTCTGCACCTTTCGCGAAGACTACGATCGGTACGACTCGCTGCCCGACTGGGCGAAAAAGACATTGGCGAAGCACCGCCGCGATCGGCGCCGGACCATTTATTCGGATATGGAATTCGAAACGGCGCGAACGCACGACCGGCTCTGGAACGCCGCCCAGCGGCAACTCGTTGTCGAGGGACAGATGCACAATTACGTGCGCATGCTGTGGGGCAAGAAGATTCTTGAGTGGTCCGAAACGCCGGAAGAGGCACTGGCGACGATGGTTAAGCTGAATAACAAGTACGCC
The sequence above is drawn from the Pirellulales bacterium genome and encodes:
- a CDS encoding deoxyribodipyrimidine photolyase codes for the protein MHSVPAIRIRQANGQTINARGDYVLYWMIANRRVNWNFALDRAVDHARELKKPLVILEALRVGYPWASDRLHRFVLQGMADNQQALARRPVLYYPYVEPKQGAGHGLLERLADDACLVVTDEFPCFFLPRMVNAAAGRLKVRCEVVDSCGLLPLRAAENDFPTAYAFRRFLQRVLPEHLPHVPRADPFAGVKLPAPHQLAASMTRNWPKASADLLAAKEAALRQLPIDHAVGPASQDGGGVAAERLTSHFLRKLLADYPERRNEPAAHATSGLSPYLHFGHVSSHEVFHRLAEQEAWLAESLPGLATGKRPGWWGMSDAAEAFLDQLITWRELGYNFCTFREDYDRYDSLPDWAKKTLAKHRRDRRRTIYSDMEFETARTHDRLWNAAQRQLVVEGQMHNYVRMLWGKKILEWSETPEEALATMVKLNNKYALDGRDPNSYSGIFWILGRFDRAWGPERPIFGTVRYMSSDNTARKFDVKPYLEKYAPERDTEESDGTARTTHVHRLSKRK